DNA sequence from the Oncorhynchus clarkii lewisi isolate Uvic-CL-2024 chromosome 9, UVic_Ocla_1.0, whole genome shotgun sequence genome:
ggcctcatagtcgtgggtgaacagggagtacacgaggggactaagcatgcaacCCTGAGGGGCCTctgttttgaggatcagcgggtcagatgtgttgttgcctacccttaccacctgggacggcccgtcaggaaatccaggatccagttgcagagggaggtgcttagtcccagggtctttagcttagtgatgagctttgagggcactatggtgttgaacgctgagctgtagtcaatgaacagcattctcacgtaggtgttccttttgtccaggtgggaaagggcagtgtggagtgcaatagagattgcgtcatctgtggatatgttggggcggtatgtgaattggagtgggtctagggtttctgggatgatggtgttgatgttagccatgaccagcctttcaaagcacttcatggctacaggctATGTCCATGTAATCTGTGTCATCTTCCAGGTCTATGTGCTTCTTTCACAATGAACTGTAAAAGGTGCTTACCTGTGTTCTCGACTCTTGCCATGTGGCGTCACAAGTATTATTTTCCTGGGACACCTCCCGCctcccccaccagcagccagagGCTTGTGAAATCACAAGATAATATTGTAGGAGAAAAAAAAGGTTTAATCAGCTAGTTTAACCGGTGTATGATCTGATTTGTCACAGCTTTCCTGCAAATTGAGTTGCTTGCAACTATGTTGTATTCGGATTGCTTCATGTAACACCCCAAGCAACTGATAAGTAATTGCTCTGCAACTTGGTGGCATCCAGTTGCAAAAACGTCTACTTTGTGAAACTAGTTGTAAGCAACAGTCAATCAAAACAAATGCTTTTGTCACCTGGTCCATAGCTGTCATTGCTGCAAGATCTGCAATCAAGTTGAATAGAGGAGACATTAGCCTAATGGGAGCTTTAAATAAATATCGTAATCATGGACAGTCATGGTTTATTTTCATGGTTTATTAGTcaataaatgttatttttctgGTGAGGCTAGGTTGTTATAGTATTTTTTACAAGAAGATCAACTTTTTTTCGTGCTCGCTTTCTTTCGAAATGGGTAAAGCAATAGTCACGTGGGAAAATATGAAATTAAGATGAAATTCTTAATCTGGTGTGCCTTGCCCAGATCAACATGAATTTGTATGGGGTCTAGTCTAGGTCTGATAAACGCACACCGTGTTTTGGGATATCAAATACAGATAAGGTCATTGGAGAAGCATGTTAACAGTTACCAGCTTCTATGTGTCCATATAAAGGGTACTGGAGACTGGGGCCATGTGGAAGTGCCTGTCCAAATATGTCTGCATCTTCCTCCTGCTGACCCTGTCAGGCGTCTTCTTCCTGTTCCGCAACATCAGCATTCTAGAGGTGAGGAGGAAAGTGATCTTCCCCCAGTACAAGTCCAAGCTTACTTCCATCACAATCTACCTGTGTTACTCTACGACCTTCTTCCCCTCAGTGACCTCTACTCTCATCCACAGTGGAAGTTAGACCTATGCATCTGGGAACTATGCAGCAACCACGCAGAGGGCCCTATTCCCCTGGACCACAATCAAAGCTGTAACCGCCAGGGCCAGGAGCGCACACCTGAGGAAGCTCTGGAGGAGCATTACCTCCTGGAGTCCATTGCCTGGCCAGAGCCTCCGCCCCGGCCCACGTCTATACCCCTGGAACAGACCAGTGACCCTGCGCACAGCCATTTTGCAGTGCTGCCAGCAGTGGGTGGGAGAGAGTGGCACGTGGGGGACCAGCTGGAGTCTCTGGTCCTTATGAAAGATTTCCAGGGACATCCCAAGAGCCATGGTGGGGACTTCTTGCTGGCTAGGCTGCACTCCCCAGAGCTGGGGGCGGGCGTTGCAGGACAGGTGTTGGACCACCAGAATGGGACCTACTCTGCCATTTTTCTGTTACTGTGGGAGGGGTCCGTACAAGTGGAGGTGACACTAGTTCATCCTAGTGAGGCAGTTGCTGTTCTACGAAACTTACGTGAAGAACGGCCCAACCGGGTGCTTTACAAGAGCCTGTTCAAATGTGGATTACTGTCTGAGACCACAATGTGTAACCTTTGTCTGCCGACCAACCAGGAGCCGCTGTGCAATTACACAGACCCCCACACGGGTGAACCCTGGTACTGCTACAAGCCTAAGCAGCTGCTGAGCTGTGACACACGGATCAACCACTTCAAGGCAGGCTACCAGAAAGATCTGATAACCGACAAAGAAGCACTGCTCTTCCAGAGGTTAGAGTGGGGTAAAAAATAGTGTGTGTGGCAATGAGCGTATGTTTTACCTTAGACCTACGCAGCCTTTTCTCCAATATACAATTACAGAATGTTGTTCAGGTGATTGTTATTGCTTGCGTTTTAAACATTTCAAATgattattttacttttttaagTGGCGTAAACCTCAAAACACGTATTCGGGCTAAGGGGTCTGACAGTGTCACTGTGCTGCCTAAGAAGAAAGGTAGGAACAATTGTTGCAGTGTGAAGACAAATCGGAGAGTGTATGTAAAGTGATGGTAGCTggtgcatcatgtttcctctCTTATTTCAGACAAACCAGAGGTGGAAAGCAGCCTTGCAAAGCCAGCGCCTGTCAGGACCACTCCCTCTGGGTATTACTTCCAAGGGTCATGGCAGTCCCTGGGTGATGTCGTGATGCGCCAGTTTAATGATCCAACTGCCATTACTCAGTGTTTGAAGGGCAAGGTGGTGTACATGTACGGAGACTCCACCGTTAGACAGTACTATGAGTTCCTCACCAACTTCTTGCCAGGTGAGTGCTGTTTGCCAAACCTATTACATCTCACACTCAGCTGTTTCAGGTGTGTTCAAATTCTCTCTCTATAGATCCGTTTATAcagggctgttgtggagcaggttgagagcttcaagttccttggtgaccACATCACTAATTacctaacatggtccacacacacccgcacagtcatgaagagggcacggcagcaCCTCATCCCCCTCGggaggttgaaaagatttggcatgggccctcggatcctcaaaaagttgtacaactgcaccatcgagagcatctcgACTGGCTGCAACACCACATGTTATGGCAAatgtggacagcccagtacatgactgtggccaagcttcctgccatccaagacctctatatcAGACTCCAACCactcaagccatagactgttcactctgctacggTACCGGAGCATCGGCTCTTGGACCAACAGACtctgagacagcttctacccccaagtcatcagACTGCTAAATTCCCAGACTGCTAAATATTCAATTAATGGTGCCCTagctatctgcactgactctattTTGCACTAACCCTACGCACACGCACTAGACTATATGTGcaaaccatatacacactcactagactatatatacacacacacacactacattgacacTCCTAAACAAAACCAACACATATTCACATGCACTAcatgcgcacatacacacataacacacacacgcagaccgaCATAACACattacacactctcacacacacacactttccataATCGTCCTTTGCTGCCGctgctctgttctttattttactcatattattatctatcctgatgactagtcactttaccctgccttcatgtatatacagttgaagtcggaagtttacatacacttaggttggagtcattaaaactcgtttttcaaccacttcacaaatttcttgttaacaaactatagttttggcaagtcggtgaggacatctactttgtgcatgacacaagtcatttttccaacaattgtttacagacagattatttcacttataattcactgtatcacaattccagtggttcagaagtttacatacactaagttaactggggggggggggggctttagaagcttcagataggctaattgacaaaatctgagtcatttggaggtgtacctgtggatgtatttcaaggcctaccttcaaactcagtgcctctttacttgacattgTAGAtgtatggttcatccttgggagcaatttccaaatgcctgaaggtaccacgttcatctgtacagacaatagtatgcaagtataaacacaatgggagcacgcagctgtcataccgctcaggaaggagacgctttctgtctcctagagatgaatgcactttggtgcaaaaagtgaacaaaagcaaaggaccctgtgaagatgctagaggaaacaggtacaaaagtatctatatacacagtatctatatcctatatcgacataacctgaaaggctgctcagcaaggaagaagccactgctccaaaactgccataaaaaagccagactatggtttgcaactgcacatggggacaaagcttgtactttttggagcaatgtcctctggtctgatgaaacaaaatagaactgtttggccataatgccccTCGTTATGTCTGGAGGTAAAatggggaggcttacaagccgaagaataACATCCCagccatgaagcacgggggtggcagcatcatgttgtgggggtgctttgctgcaggagggactgatgcacttcacaaaatagatggcatcatgaggaaagaaaattatctgaatatattgaagcaacatctcaagacatcagtcagcttggtcgcaaatgggttttccaaatgaacaatgaccccaagcatacttccaatattgtgacaaaatggcttaaggacagcaaagtcaaggtattggcgtggccctcacaaagccctgacctcaaacctatagaatatttgtgggcagaactgaaaaagcatgtgcgagcaaggaggcctacaaacctgactcagttacaccagctctgtcaggaggaatgggccaaaatttacccaacttattgtgggaagactTTTGCCCAATACCTGCAGCAAAAGCCTCTACCCCGTCCTCTGGCTAGGCAGAGTACTTTAGGATTTTAGTTACTTCGGTGTAACAAGGGCCTTGCCGTGCGGCCCTACCAACCTTCCTATGTATTCGTAATGGCCCTTCGCGTAAGTTGGGTTTGTTCCTTCTTTCACGTTGTCACTTCCTTATTTTCCGGTCTAGTATGAGGCCTTGGATAGATATACTCCTATTTAAATATTTTGAAGCGTTATGGATTCCTCCTATATTTCCTTACTTTCAAGTTATCTTTACCTATGTATATAATACCTAATAACAACTCCTAGTAGTTATTATGCTCGTCAGCTAGTAGTCACTTGGAAACTAGTATTGGTATATGTTTTGACTCTCTTAAAAATATATTATTGTCCACACAATGAAATATTATTTAGTGCAATCACTTTAACCTATAACCAGGGTCACTTTCTGTTCAGTGAGAGTGTCAAAGGCCTTTGCTCTCCAGATCGTTAATCTGGCCTAGTTGTCAAAGATTCAAGCTTTTATTAAGTcactctgttttttgtcttatacACATCATTACAATTCAATGGTTACACAGTTTCTCAATACAACAATAATGCTCAATCAATCCTTAATGCTTTAAGCTATGCCAGATAATATTGCAAAACTTTAAATGCGTTAACACTTCTAACAATATTGACTAAATAGCCAAAATAGTTAAATTACCTTAAATGCTGAGCCCTTTGGTCACTTTCCCGTAATCGGTATTCTTACAGCTATGACGCTAGATTCCCAATTCCAATATCTCTATACACTTCCAACTCTGTGTATGGACTCAATATATTGTAACTGGTACTTGGCTATTTTTCCTTGAATTGCTAATCACCTCTGGTTTCTGGTGTCAAAAATGCGAACGCCCGCTTTGTCTATGTGATCAAGAGGTGGTTAGACCTCTGTTTTTCGGAGACTCAGTCGGGTTCACAAGATTCAACCAGCTTCTTCAGATAATGACCCAATAAGTACTTAAGCAAAAATATCCAGTTCTCAAAATATTGTTCTAGTCCAACAAAAAAGTGTATATCCTAATACTATTCACTTCCAACTCTGCATAGACTCAATATATATGGTAACTGGTACTTGGCTGTTTTTCCTTGAATTGCTAATCACCTCTGGTTTCTGGTGTCAAAAATGCGAACGCCCGCTTTGTCTATGTGATCAAGAGGTGGTTAGACCTCTGTTTTTCGGAGACTCAGTCGGGTTCACAAGATTCAACCAGCTTCTTCAGATTGTGACCCAATAAGTACTTAAGCACAATTATCCGGTTCTCAAAATATTGTTTTACTCTATCAAAAAGCGTATAGTGCAATAGTAAATTTACCTATGATGATTCTCCATATGAAGTCTGTTTCATATGTTAGTGAGGATCATACTGTCTTATGATCTCTGTTCTCTTTATATACCTTTTTACAGGGGAAGTTCCCACTGGTGCTGTAGACCTACGTAACCTTAGGCCTGTGTGTTAAACGGAAGCTTCCTATTATTACCATTTAAGGTCATGCACTACTGACACCCACATTGCTGCTTCCGTGTTACTGATTCTTTTCATCTCTTGTCACAATGGAGTTGCAGAAGAAAAGCATGACAAGTGTATGGCCTAATTTTCCACCTGTAGGCTACCTTTAGATCTAGCCAGAATGAAAGGTGGATGGGTGGTGATTAGTCTATTTCGGTTGTATCAGATATGAAAATGATACATTAGCATTGCAATCCTTTTCGATTTGATTTTATTCTTTAATATTCTGTGAATATTTGAGCATTTTCCAGCTGTCAATCAAGTGCAGCAGATGTCCAAACTGATGCGTAAAGGCGCATAGCTTTCTGCAAGCATGAGCGAGGGCCCTTATTCAATATATTGCAGGCTTCAATATGAAGGCCTCTTTAAGATACCTTTCTATTTATACTTTATCCCTTTATAAAGCCACTTGACTGACATGCATGCTTCTTTGCATCAATTGCTGCTTTTATCCATGCATTTTCAGAATTTGACCACTCGTCTTGCTTATCAGAATTATTGAGGTTCCATTAGCGAATGATCAATGATCAATGATTTGTCCTATGCTAAAggttatttagaatacatgattacAATAATATAAAGACAACGTATGTAAACATCCACGCGTAAAGAACAACCCTGTCCAGACATGTTTGGATAATATGTTGCGCCATTCAGAGATGCAATTTGTTTCCTACTCTTTAACTTAACCTGTTTATGTTTTTACCGTGTACATTAGGACCCAAGTGTCCTTTTTATTTATACTGTGCAATAATTGTATTTTATACACATATCCAGATGTGGTGACCTTTTTAGGGATGGGGGAGATTCACTGAATATTTATTTGAATGGCCTTGGACAGGTTGAGGTTATCGGGACAGTAGTCTATTGCGCCCAGTCTTAAATCGTTGGATAACAAAAGTAGGCTGTAATGATGAGAGTATAAAACTATTGTCTATAAAAGTGTGCTGTTTTCTGTCGATTTACACAGCTTGGGTCATAACGGGAGGTCCAAGGCAGTTTCGATTAATTTGCATACAGGTAGGGACCAGGAAATCTGGTCCAAATACGGACGAAGTGGGCAGAGAAGAGACATAGTTAATTAGGTGTAGACAACAAATCTCGATCAGATAGTGATCAAATCTTGATCGCGATGGCGACAACCATGTTTATGCAAGGTGTAATCATGGCTTCtgtcacatatacacatatatacagtgccttgcgaaagtattcggcccccttgaactttgcgaccttttgccacatttcaggcttcaaacataaagatataaaactgtatttttttgtgaagaatcaacaacaagtgggacacaatcatgaagtggaacgacatttattggatatttcaaacttttttaacaaatcaaaaactgaaaaattgggcgtgcaaaattattcagcccctttactttcagtgcagcaaactctctccagaagttcagtgaggatctctgaatgatccaatgttgacctaaatgactaatgatgataaatacaatccacctgtgtgtaatcaagtctccgtataaatgcacctgcactgtgatagtctcagaggtccgtcaaaagcgcagagagcatcatgaagaacaaggaacacaccaggcaggtccgagatactgttgtgaagaagtttaaagccggatttggatacaaaaagatttcccaagctttaaacatcccaaggagcactgtgcaagcgataatattgaaatggaaggagtatcagaccactgcaaatctaccaagacctggccgtccctctaaactttcagctcatacaaggagaagactgatcagagatgcagccaagaggcccatgatcactctggatgaactgcagagatctacagctgaggtgggagactctgtccataggacaacaatcagtcgtatattgcacaaatctggcctttatggaagagtggcaagaagaaagccatttcttaaagatatccataaaaagtgtcgttttaaagtttgccacaagccacctgggagacacaccaaacatgtggaagaaggtgctctggtcagatgaaaccaaaattgaactttttggcaacaatgcaaaacgttatgtttggcgtaaaagcaacacagctgaacacaccatccccactgtcaaacatggtggtggcagcatcatggtttgggcctgattttcttcagcagggacagggaagatggttaaaattgatgggaagatggatggagccaaatacaggaccattctggaagaaaacctgatggagtctgcaaaagacctgagactgggacggagatttgtcttccaacaagacaatgatccaaaacataaagcaaaatctacaatggaatggttcaaaaataaacatatccaggtgttagaatggccaagtcaaagtccagacctgaatccaatcgagaatctgtggaaagaactgaaaactgctgttcacaaatgctctccatccaacctcactgagctcgagctgt
Encoded proteins:
- the LOC139417180 gene encoding NXPE family member 3-like; the protein is MWKCLSKYVCIFLLLTLSGVFFLFRNISILEWKLDLCIWELCSNHAEGPIPLDHNQSCNRQGQERTPEEALEEHYLLESIAWPEPPPRPTSIPLEQTSDPAHSHFAVLPAVGGREWHVGDQLESLVLMKDFQGHPKSHGGDFLLARLHSPELGAGVAGQVLDHQNGTYSAIFLLLWEGSVQVEVTLVHPSEAVAVLRNLREERPNRVLYKSLFKCGLLSETTMCNLCLPTNQEPLCNYTDPHTGEPWYCYKPKQLLSCDTRINHFKAGYQKDLITDKEALLFQSGVNLKTRIRAKGSDSVTVLPKKKDKPEVESSLAKPAPVRTTPSGYYFQGSWQSLGDVVMRQFNDPTAITQCLKGKVVYMYGDSTVRQYYEFLTNFLPELKDFNLRSPVRAGPFMAVDIPHNILLKYRSHGPPITWTPLSISQLRYVANELDGLAGGSDTVVVISVWAHFCTFPVQVYIRRLRHIRRAVVRLLNRAPGTVVVVRSANLRAQSLEETLIVSDWFSVQLDGVIKAMFRGLNIKLVDAWEMTLAHHLPHNIHPHPPIIKNMINTILSHVCPVKK